A portion of the Atribacterota bacterium genome contains these proteins:
- a CDS encoding ROK family transcriptional regulator has translation MNKSKTNLGNSITMKKWNLSRIFKTIYQQGPISRIKLTEITGCSPGTVSNHVKTLIKKGFVVETNKGISSGGRKPVKLIINPNKAYIFSIEIEVNRIKIVMFDLKVKPVEMIIIPIKHKGDYLRTFEHVFYEMDNMIKRKNLRLEDFLGIGVAVPGLIDKIKGVLEFAPNLGWKDVSISKIFKEKYDLPVILNNEAKAAAIGERGSYYPQVNNMVFVSINEGIGCGLYINGSLYRGASGNAGEFGHITINTNGTKCHCGNRGCWEIYASENYIVNRYLELSVNKKKLSKEEIYILGKNDDKTALKIFQEIGRNIGVGLVNIINGLSPELLVIGGGIVEIKDYIYEEIIKKLEESCLSVSCKKTDIKFSKLGNMAAVYGMADLIINKRIKFI, from the coding sequence ATGAACAAAAGTAAAACCAACCTTGGAAATTCAATAACAATGAAGAAATGGAATCTTAGTAGAATTTTTAAAACTATTTACCAACAGGGTCCTATTTCCAGAATAAAGTTAACTGAAATTACAGGATGCAGTCCTGGAACAGTTTCTAACCATGTTAAAACTTTGATTAAGAAAGGGTTTGTAGTTGAAACAAATAAGGGGATTTCTTCCGGAGGTAGAAAACCAGTAAAGTTAATAATTAACCCTAACAAAGCTTACATCTTCAGTATTGAAATCGAGGTTAATCGAATAAAAATTGTAATGTTTGATTTAAAAGTAAAACCCGTGGAAATGATCATTATTCCTATCAAGCACAAAGGTGATTATTTGAGAACTTTTGAGCATGTATTTTATGAAATGGATAACATGATTAAAAGAAAAAATCTGCGATTAGAGGATTTTTTAGGAATTGGCGTAGCGGTACCAGGGTTAATTGATAAAATAAAAGGTGTATTAGAATTTGCACCTAACCTGGGATGGAAAGATGTAAGCATTTCAAAGATATTCAAAGAGAAATATGACTTGCCTGTAATTCTAAATAATGAAGCAAAGGCTGCAGCCATTGGAGAAAGAGGGTCGTATTATCCTCAGGTTAATAATATGGTATTTGTTTCGATAAACGAAGGCATAGGTTGTGGTCTTTATATAAATGGATCATTATACAGGGGAGCTAGTGGGAATGCAGGAGAGTTTGGTCATATTACTATTAATACAAATGGTACTAAATGTCATTGTGGTAATCGTGGTTGCTGGGAGATTTATGCCTCAGAAAATTATATTGTAAACAGATATTTAGAATTATCTGTCAATAAGAAAAAATTATCAAAAGAAGAAATATATATATTAGGGAAAAACGATGATAAAACCGCACTTAAGATATTTCAGGAAATAGGAAGAAATATTGGAGTTGGATTAGTAAATATTATAAATGGCCTTAGTCCCGAGTTACTGGTGATAGGTGGAGGTATTGTAGAAATAAAAGATTATATTTATGAAGAGATTATTAAAAAACTCGAAGAAAGTTGCTTATCTGTTTCTTGTAAAAAGACAGATATTAAATTCAGTAAATTGGGTAACATGGCTGCGGTTTATGGTATGGCAGATTTAATAATTAATAAAAGAATAAAATTTATTTAG